Proteins encoded by one window of Lathyrus oleraceus cultivar Zhongwan6 chromosome 1, CAAS_Psat_ZW6_1.0, whole genome shotgun sequence:
- the LOC127138768 gene encoding putative E3 ubiquitin-protein ligase LIN-1 isoform X1: MIDLKYIWVLISINRYILNTIQDEKTRKSLKSKCITNIKIQNQQFFEFSHQSVLSNLYYGIDAIETAIQSHHSEERSFNLKTSEQMLQVPAMLDEDDFTASIPNRYLVCCSYFYLSVVRKLQGDEWQAAVHFLQAVLVSPRVVWNEFAPELCESLFKKCENRSLEFVACLDSEEEIHEVVVKEKARRYKECLVYYQVMLYGEIPWWSSYCSSNSANYRDVSNTSCVSSTSVHHEPRLKTCNTYEKIHPMDPQDRIQEKLDTTNIIKLDSSMFTRSIEDVALSISKRIEKTSIDLNCRVEDLLIEEALQPLEFHLFDHASSRLRLGLKNHEESSNMKLQTSLGKYGEEYIVNTASIFESLIGSSGTNYGSLKDVILDELLIVISTSKEEKELRASVSILTTIVSRNKSIIEDVKKKGLRLCDLASALKQNVYEAAILIYLINPSPIDIKTLELLPIFVEIVCTSSKSCYKRNKQEESLLMTPHAASLMIIEELVTSFDYATNNMHLEAISSPHFLSGLLEVARNDNLEEFFSLTTILIKCMQFDSQCRKYVSKFTPLAPFLHLLDAENIRAKCMALEYFHEILCIPRSSAINLLQRIKKESRMDIMQILMHCTLQLQPDHQILAANVLIQLDTLNPTDKSLFREEAVEILLRALTSEESSEQILSASILSNLAGTYTWTGESYTAAWFLRKTGLNSPYHQNMIRNFNWLDQSLQDTSIDVWCSKIAKCIISVGDSIFYALDKGLRSKMKKVSRDCLVTISWLGCQISKNPDSLSNSTSEIILRGVEQFLHPGMELDERLLACMCMFNYASGKGKQKLMHFSEGVKESLRRLSIITWMAEELHRVADFLLPNTSRISCVHTQILEVGRNFSISVCSLIYYKGLLFSGYSDGSIKVWDIRGHSASLVWDIKEHKKSVTCFSIYEPLDSLLSGSTDKTIRVWKMIQRNLECLEVIVMKEPIHHLRAHGETIFSITERQGIKVVNKSREIRDIFKGKHGKCMIVAQGKLYTGCTDSSIQEYNTTHNRELEIKPPTRSWRKQSKPINSIVAYRDWLYSASKHVEGTTFKEWKRSGKPKISILTDKGDNVVAMEVVEDFLYLISSSSTSSIQIWLRGVPKKLGRISAGSKITSIYAANDIIFCGTEKGLIKGWIPL, from the exons ATGATAGACCTCAAGTACATATGGGTACTCATTTCAATCAACAGATACATTCTCAACACAATCCAAGATGAAAAAACTAGAAAATCTCTAAAATCAAAATGCATCACAAACATAAAAATTCAAAACCAACAATTCTTCGAATTCTCTCACCAATCAGTTCTATCCAATCTCTACTACGGCATTGACGCCATTGAAACTGCAATTCAATCACACCATTCGGAAGAAAGATCTTTTAACCTAAAAACTTCAGAGCAAATGCTTCAAGTTCCGGCAATGCTTGACGAAGACGATTTCACAGCTTCAATTCCGAATCGTTACTTGGTTTGTTGCTCTTACTTTTATCTCTCGGTCGTTAGGAAGCTTCAGGGGGATGAATGGCAAGCTGCGGTGCATTTTCTTCAAGCGGTTTTGGTGTCGCCGAGGGTTGTTTGGAATGAATTTGCGCCAGAGCTTTGTGAAAGTCTTTTTAAGAAGTGTGAGAATAGAAGTTTGGAGTTTGTTGCTTGTTTGGATTCTGAGGAAGAGATTCATGAAGTCGTTGTTAAGGAGAAGGCGAGGAGATATAAAGAGTGTTTGGTGTATTATCAGGTTATGCTTTATGGAGAAATTCCATGGTGGAGCAGTTATTGCAGCAGTAATTCTGCAAATTATAG GGATGTATCAAATACCAGCTGTGTATCTTCTACTTCAGTTCATCATGAACCAAGATTGAAAACTTGCAATACA TATGAGAAGATTCACCCGATGGATCCTCAAGATAGGATACAAGAAAAGTTGGATACGACAAACATAATTAAGCTTGATTCTAGCATGTTCACCAGGTCCATTGAAGATGTTGCTTTATCAATCTCGAAACGGATAGAAAAAACAAGTATCGATTTAAACTGCCGCGTTGAGGATTTATTAATAGAAGAAGCATTGCAGCCACTAGAGTTCCATCTATTTGATCATGCTAGCAGCAGACTCAGGCTCGGCCTGAAAAATCACGAAGAAAGTTCGAATATGAAATTGCAAACATCATTAGGAAAATACGGTGAAGAGTATATTGTAAACACTGCATCAATTTTCGAGAGTTTGATTGGTTCGTCAGGAACTAATTATGGTTCATTAAAGGATGTGATTTTGGATGAATTGCTAATAGTAATCTCAACTTCCAAAGAGGAAAAGGAACTAAGAGCATCGGTATCAATTCTAACAACAATAGTTTCAAGGAACAAGTCAATTATAGAAGATGTGAAAAAGAAAGGTTTAAGGTTATGTGATTTAGCAAGTGCTCTAAAACAAAATGTTTATGAAGCAGCAATACTAATCTATTTGATAAATCCATCTCCTATAGATATAAAAACACTGGAACTTCTTCCAATATTTGTAGAGATTGTATGCACTTCATCAAAAAGTTGTTACAAGCGTAATAAGCAAGAAGAATCGCTTCTTATGACACCTCATGCAGCATCGCTGATGATCATTGAAGAACTTGTAACTTCATTTGACTATGCTACAAATAACATGCATTTGGAAGCAATTAGTTCACCTCATTTTCTCAGTGGACTTCTAGAAGTTGCTAGAAATGACAATCTTGAAGAGTTTTTCTCTTTGACTACCATTCTTATAAAATGCATGCAGTTTGATTCACAGTGTAGAAAGTATGTGTCAAAGTTTACTCCACTTGCTCCTTTTCTACACCTTCTAGATGCAGAAAATATTCGCGCCAAATGCATGGCACTTGAGTATTTTCATGAAATCCTATGCATACCAAG ATCGTCGGCTATTAATCTGCTTCAGCGGATAAAGAAAGAAAGCAGAATGGATATTATGCAGATACTGATGCATTGTACACTCCAATTACAACCCGACCACCAGATTTTAGCTGCTAACGTATTGATTCAGTTAGACACATTG AACCCAACTGATAAAAGCTTGTTCAGAGAAGAAGCTGTGGAGATTCTTCTAAGGGCATTGACATCTGAAGAAAGCTCAGAACAGATATTATCTGCATCCATTCTATCAAATCTTGCTGGTACATATACGTGGACGGGAGAATCATATACAGCTGCATGGTTTCTAAGAAAAACAGGCTTGAATTCTCCCTATCACCAAAATATGATAAGAAACTTCAACTGGTTGGATCAGAGTCTACAA GATACAAGCATAGATGTTTGGTGCAGCAAAATCGCCAAATGTATCATAAGTGTTGGAGATTCCATCTTCTATGCTTTAGATAAGGGACTAAGAAGCAAAATGAAAAAAGTTTCTAGAGATTGCCTTGTAACTATTTCATGGCTTGGATGTCAAATATCAAAAAATCCAGACAGCCTCAGTAATTCTACATCTGAGATTATACTAAGAGGAGTTGAGCAATTTCTGCATCCTGGGATGGAATTGGATGAAAGACTTTTGGCATGTATGTGCATGTTTAATTATGCCTCTGGGAAAG GAAAGCAAAAACTAATGCATTTCTCGGAAGGAGTAAAAGAGTCATTGAGAAGGCTTTCAATCATAACTTGGATGGCTGAGGAATTACATAGGGTAGCTGATTTCTTGCTTCCAAACACATCA CGTATTTCTTGTGTTCACACACAAATCCTTGAGGTCGGTCGCAACTTTAGCATATCAGTTTGCTCCCTCATATACTACAAGGGACTGCTATTCAGTGGATATTCAGATGGATCAATTAAG GTATGGGATATTAGGGGGCATTCAGCTAGTCTTGTATGGGATATTAAAGAACACAAGAAGTCTGTGACATGCTTTTCAATTTATGAACCATTAGACAGTCTTTTAAGTGGATCCACTGATAAAACCATAAGG GTGTGGAAAATGATCCAAAGAAATCTTGAATGTCTAGAAGTAATAGTCATGAAGGAACCAATTCATCATTTACGCGCACACGGCGAAACAATTTTCTCAATTACTGAAAGACAAGGAATAAAG GTTGTTAACAAATCAAGAGAGATAAGAGATATTTTCAAAGGTAAGCATGGGAAGTGCATGATAGTGGCTCAGGGAAAGTTATATACTGGCTGCACAGATTCAAGCATACAG GAGTATAACACAACACACAACAGGGAACTAGAAATCAAACCACCAACAAGAAGTTGGAGAAAGCAAAGTAAGCCGATCAATTCAATTGTCGCATATAGAGATTGGCTCTATAGTGCAAGTAAGCATGTTGAAGGAACAACATTCAAG GAATGGAAAAGAAGTGGGAAACCCAAGATTTCAATCCTTACTGACAAAGGAGATAATGTGGTAGCCATGGAAGTAGTAGAAGACTTCTTATACCTAATCTCTAGCTCATCAACAAGCAGCATTCAG ATATGGTTGAGAGGAGTACCGAAAAAGTTAGGGAGAATATCAGCAGGGAGCAAAATAACAAGCATCTATGCTGCAAATGACATTATTTTTTGTGGTACTGAGAAGGGACTAATCAAG GGATGGATTCCTCTGTAG
- the LOC127138768 gene encoding putative E3 ubiquitin-protein ligase LIN-1 isoform X2, whose amino-acid sequence MIDLKYIWVLISINRYILNTIQDEKTRKSLKSKCITNIKIQNQQFFEFSHQSVLSNLYYGIDAIETAIQSHHSEERSFNLKTSEQMLQVPAMLDEDDFTASIPNRYLVCCSYFYLSVVRKLQGDEWQAAVHFLQAVLVSPRVVWNEFAPELCESLFKKCENRSLEFVACLDSEEEIHEVVVKEKARRYKECLVYYQVMLYGEIPWWSSYCSSNSANYSCVSSTSVHHEPRLKTCNTYEKIHPMDPQDRIQEKLDTTNIIKLDSSMFTRSIEDVALSISKRIEKTSIDLNCRVEDLLIEEALQPLEFHLFDHASSRLRLGLKNHEESSNMKLQTSLGKYGEEYIVNTASIFESLIGSSGTNYGSLKDVILDELLIVISTSKEEKELRASVSILTTIVSRNKSIIEDVKKKGLRLCDLASALKQNVYEAAILIYLINPSPIDIKTLELLPIFVEIVCTSSKSCYKRNKQEESLLMTPHAASLMIIEELVTSFDYATNNMHLEAISSPHFLSGLLEVARNDNLEEFFSLTTILIKCMQFDSQCRKYVSKFTPLAPFLHLLDAENIRAKCMALEYFHEILCIPRSSAINLLQRIKKESRMDIMQILMHCTLQLQPDHQILAANVLIQLDTLNPTDKSLFREEAVEILLRALTSEESSEQILSASILSNLAGTYTWTGESYTAAWFLRKTGLNSPYHQNMIRNFNWLDQSLQDTSIDVWCSKIAKCIISVGDSIFYALDKGLRSKMKKVSRDCLVTISWLGCQISKNPDSLSNSTSEIILRGVEQFLHPGMELDERLLACMCMFNYASGKGKQKLMHFSEGVKESLRRLSIITWMAEELHRVADFLLPNTSRISCVHTQILEVGRNFSISVCSLIYYKGLLFSGYSDGSIKVWDIRGHSASLVWDIKEHKKSVTCFSIYEPLDSLLSGSTDKTIRVWKMIQRNLECLEVIVMKEPIHHLRAHGETIFSITERQGIKVVNKSREIRDIFKGKHGKCMIVAQGKLYTGCTDSSIQEYNTTHNRELEIKPPTRSWRKQSKPINSIVAYRDWLYSASKHVEGTTFKEWKRSGKPKISILTDKGDNVVAMEVVEDFLYLISSSSTSSIQIWLRGVPKKLGRISAGSKITSIYAANDIIFCGTEKGLIKGWIPL is encoded by the exons ATGATAGACCTCAAGTACATATGGGTACTCATTTCAATCAACAGATACATTCTCAACACAATCCAAGATGAAAAAACTAGAAAATCTCTAAAATCAAAATGCATCACAAACATAAAAATTCAAAACCAACAATTCTTCGAATTCTCTCACCAATCAGTTCTATCCAATCTCTACTACGGCATTGACGCCATTGAAACTGCAATTCAATCACACCATTCGGAAGAAAGATCTTTTAACCTAAAAACTTCAGAGCAAATGCTTCAAGTTCCGGCAATGCTTGACGAAGACGATTTCACAGCTTCAATTCCGAATCGTTACTTGGTTTGTTGCTCTTACTTTTATCTCTCGGTCGTTAGGAAGCTTCAGGGGGATGAATGGCAAGCTGCGGTGCATTTTCTTCAAGCGGTTTTGGTGTCGCCGAGGGTTGTTTGGAATGAATTTGCGCCAGAGCTTTGTGAAAGTCTTTTTAAGAAGTGTGAGAATAGAAGTTTGGAGTTTGTTGCTTGTTTGGATTCTGAGGAAGAGATTCATGAAGTCGTTGTTAAGGAGAAGGCGAGGAGATATAAAGAGTGTTTGGTGTATTATCAGGTTATGCTTTATGGAGAAATTCCATGGTGGAGCAGTTATTGCAGCAGTAATTCTGCAAATTATAG CTGTGTATCTTCTACTTCAGTTCATCATGAACCAAGATTGAAAACTTGCAATACA TATGAGAAGATTCACCCGATGGATCCTCAAGATAGGATACAAGAAAAGTTGGATACGACAAACATAATTAAGCTTGATTCTAGCATGTTCACCAGGTCCATTGAAGATGTTGCTTTATCAATCTCGAAACGGATAGAAAAAACAAGTATCGATTTAAACTGCCGCGTTGAGGATTTATTAATAGAAGAAGCATTGCAGCCACTAGAGTTCCATCTATTTGATCATGCTAGCAGCAGACTCAGGCTCGGCCTGAAAAATCACGAAGAAAGTTCGAATATGAAATTGCAAACATCATTAGGAAAATACGGTGAAGAGTATATTGTAAACACTGCATCAATTTTCGAGAGTTTGATTGGTTCGTCAGGAACTAATTATGGTTCATTAAAGGATGTGATTTTGGATGAATTGCTAATAGTAATCTCAACTTCCAAAGAGGAAAAGGAACTAAGAGCATCGGTATCAATTCTAACAACAATAGTTTCAAGGAACAAGTCAATTATAGAAGATGTGAAAAAGAAAGGTTTAAGGTTATGTGATTTAGCAAGTGCTCTAAAACAAAATGTTTATGAAGCAGCAATACTAATCTATTTGATAAATCCATCTCCTATAGATATAAAAACACTGGAACTTCTTCCAATATTTGTAGAGATTGTATGCACTTCATCAAAAAGTTGTTACAAGCGTAATAAGCAAGAAGAATCGCTTCTTATGACACCTCATGCAGCATCGCTGATGATCATTGAAGAACTTGTAACTTCATTTGACTATGCTACAAATAACATGCATTTGGAAGCAATTAGTTCACCTCATTTTCTCAGTGGACTTCTAGAAGTTGCTAGAAATGACAATCTTGAAGAGTTTTTCTCTTTGACTACCATTCTTATAAAATGCATGCAGTTTGATTCACAGTGTAGAAAGTATGTGTCAAAGTTTACTCCACTTGCTCCTTTTCTACACCTTCTAGATGCAGAAAATATTCGCGCCAAATGCATGGCACTTGAGTATTTTCATGAAATCCTATGCATACCAAG ATCGTCGGCTATTAATCTGCTTCAGCGGATAAAGAAAGAAAGCAGAATGGATATTATGCAGATACTGATGCATTGTACACTCCAATTACAACCCGACCACCAGATTTTAGCTGCTAACGTATTGATTCAGTTAGACACATTG AACCCAACTGATAAAAGCTTGTTCAGAGAAGAAGCTGTGGAGATTCTTCTAAGGGCATTGACATCTGAAGAAAGCTCAGAACAGATATTATCTGCATCCATTCTATCAAATCTTGCTGGTACATATACGTGGACGGGAGAATCATATACAGCTGCATGGTTTCTAAGAAAAACAGGCTTGAATTCTCCCTATCACCAAAATATGATAAGAAACTTCAACTGGTTGGATCAGAGTCTACAA GATACAAGCATAGATGTTTGGTGCAGCAAAATCGCCAAATGTATCATAAGTGTTGGAGATTCCATCTTCTATGCTTTAGATAAGGGACTAAGAAGCAAAATGAAAAAAGTTTCTAGAGATTGCCTTGTAACTATTTCATGGCTTGGATGTCAAATATCAAAAAATCCAGACAGCCTCAGTAATTCTACATCTGAGATTATACTAAGAGGAGTTGAGCAATTTCTGCATCCTGGGATGGAATTGGATGAAAGACTTTTGGCATGTATGTGCATGTTTAATTATGCCTCTGGGAAAG GAAAGCAAAAACTAATGCATTTCTCGGAAGGAGTAAAAGAGTCATTGAGAAGGCTTTCAATCATAACTTGGATGGCTGAGGAATTACATAGGGTAGCTGATTTCTTGCTTCCAAACACATCA CGTATTTCTTGTGTTCACACACAAATCCTTGAGGTCGGTCGCAACTTTAGCATATCAGTTTGCTCCCTCATATACTACAAGGGACTGCTATTCAGTGGATATTCAGATGGATCAATTAAG GTATGGGATATTAGGGGGCATTCAGCTAGTCTTGTATGGGATATTAAAGAACACAAGAAGTCTGTGACATGCTTTTCAATTTATGAACCATTAGACAGTCTTTTAAGTGGATCCACTGATAAAACCATAAGG GTGTGGAAAATGATCCAAAGAAATCTTGAATGTCTAGAAGTAATAGTCATGAAGGAACCAATTCATCATTTACGCGCACACGGCGAAACAATTTTCTCAATTACTGAAAGACAAGGAATAAAG GTTGTTAACAAATCAAGAGAGATAAGAGATATTTTCAAAGGTAAGCATGGGAAGTGCATGATAGTGGCTCAGGGAAAGTTATATACTGGCTGCACAGATTCAAGCATACAG GAGTATAACACAACACACAACAGGGAACTAGAAATCAAACCACCAACAAGAAGTTGGAGAAAGCAAAGTAAGCCGATCAATTCAATTGTCGCATATAGAGATTGGCTCTATAGTGCAAGTAAGCATGTTGAAGGAACAACATTCAAG GAATGGAAAAGAAGTGGGAAACCCAAGATTTCAATCCTTACTGACAAAGGAGATAATGTGGTAGCCATGGAAGTAGTAGAAGACTTCTTATACCTAATCTCTAGCTCATCAACAAGCAGCATTCAG ATATGGTTGAGAGGAGTACCGAAAAAGTTAGGGAGAATATCAGCAGGGAGCAAAATAACAAGCATCTATGCTGCAAATGACATTATTTTTTGTGGTACTGAGAAGGGACTAATCAAG GGATGGATTCCTCTGTAG